From one Microbacterium aurum genomic stretch:
- a CDS encoding heavy metal-responsive transcriptional regulator, with amino-acid sequence MRIGELADAAGTTAKTLRFYEDQGLLPPAGRTPSGYRNYTAETIARIDFIHRGQAAGLTLAQIQQILHIRDHGQAPCSHVRDLLDARLTDIDQQLRQLHDLRDTLAGLRDQAEHVEPDTCSSDQVCRYL; translated from the coding sequence ATGCGGATCGGAGAGCTCGCCGACGCGGCCGGCACCACGGCGAAGACGTTGCGGTTCTACGAGGACCAGGGGCTCCTGCCGCCGGCCGGGCGCACGCCCAGCGGCTACCGCAACTACACCGCCGAGACCATCGCCCGAATCGACTTCATCCACCGCGGCCAAGCCGCTGGACTCACCCTCGCCCAGATCCAGCAGATCCTCCACATCCGCGACCACGGCCAAGCGCCCTGCAGCCACGTCCGCGACCTCCTCGACGCACGCCTCACCGATATCGACCAGCAGCTCAGGCAGCTCCACGACCTGCGCGACACCCTCGCCGGGCTCCGCGACCAGGCCGAGCACGTCGAGCCCGACACGTGCAGCTCGGATCAGGTCTGCCGCTATCTGTAG
- the merA gene encoding mercury(II) reductase, which translates to MPSRFDLAVIGSGGAAFAAAIRATTLGKSVVMIERGTLGGTCVNTGCVPSKALLAAAEARHVAADAGSRFPGIAATAGPVDMHGLVGGKQDLVEAMRSEKYIDVAEAYGWPVRQGEAAFAGTPDASVLEVTAADGTVETIEAAHYLIATGSRPWAPAIEGLDGVDFLTSTSAMELSEVPDSLLVLGGGYVALEMAQLFARLGSKVTLLVRSRLASKEEPEVSKALQEIFADEGIRVVRRAIPTRVTRDPGTGQIVAAAEVSGGVQEFRADEILVALGRAPVTDGLNLETVQVKTGAAGEVVVTDQLQSSNPRVWAAGDVTGHPEFVYVAARHGTLVAENAFTDASTSVDYTRMPRVTFTSPAVGAVGMTEKEVIAAGIRCDCRVLPLEYVPRALVNRDTRGFIKMVANADTGEILGLTAVTKDAGELAAAGVHILGKTITEVADAWAPYLTTAEGIRIVAKAFTTDVSMLSCCA; encoded by the coding sequence ATGCCATCGAGGTTTGATCTGGCCGTGATTGGGTCGGGTGGCGCGGCATTCGCCGCGGCGATCCGCGCCACCACACTGGGAAAGTCGGTGGTGATGATCGAGCGCGGCACGTTGGGCGGCACGTGCGTGAACACGGGGTGCGTTCCGTCCAAGGCGCTGCTCGCGGCCGCCGAGGCCCGCCACGTGGCCGCGGATGCGGGCTCCCGGTTCCCGGGGATCGCCGCCACCGCTGGCCCGGTAGACATGCACGGGCTGGTGGGTGGCAAGCAGGACCTGGTCGAGGCGATGCGGAGTGAGAAGTACATCGACGTGGCAGAAGCCTACGGCTGGCCGGTCCGCCAGGGCGAGGCGGCGTTCGCCGGCACGCCGGATGCGTCGGTCCTCGAGGTCACCGCCGCGGACGGCACCGTCGAAACCATCGAGGCCGCCCACTACCTCATCGCCACAGGCTCCCGCCCGTGGGCTCCTGCCATCGAGGGGCTGGACGGCGTCGACTTTCTCACCTCGACGTCGGCGATGGAGCTGTCCGAGGTGCCTGACTCGCTGCTGGTGCTCGGCGGGGGCTATGTGGCGCTGGAGATGGCACAGTTGTTCGCCCGGCTCGGCTCGAAGGTGACTCTGCTGGTGAGGTCCCGGCTGGCGTCGAAGGAGGAGCCGGAAGTCTCCAAGGCGTTGCAGGAAATCTTCGCCGACGAGGGCATCCGAGTGGTCCGCCGCGCCATCCCCACCCGCGTCACCCGCGACCCGGGCACCGGCCAGATCGTCGCCGCGGCCGAGGTCTCGGGCGGCGTGCAGGAGTTCCGTGCCGACGAGATCCTCGTCGCGCTCGGCCGCGCCCCGGTCACCGACGGGCTCAACCTCGAGACCGTGCAAGTGAAGACCGGCGCGGCCGGAGAGGTCGTGGTCACCGACCAGTTGCAGTCCTCCAACCCTCGCGTCTGGGCGGCTGGGGATGTCACCGGGCACCCCGAGTTCGTCTACGTCGCAGCCCGGCACGGCACGTTGGTCGCCGAGAACGCCTTCACTGACGCCAGCACGTCGGTCGACTACACGCGGATGCCGCGGGTCACATTCACGAGCCCTGCCGTCGGCGCGGTCGGGATGACCGAGAAGGAGGTCATCGCGGCCGGGATCCGCTGCGACTGCCGTGTCCTGCCACTGGAGTACGTGCCCCGCGCGCTGGTGAACCGGGACACCCGCGGGTTCATCAAGATGGTCGCCAACGCGGACACCGGCGAGATCCTCGGCCTGACCGCGGTCACCAAGGACGCCGGCGAACTCGCCGCCGCAGGTGTCCACATCCTCGGCAAGACCATCACCGAGGTCGCCGACGCGTGGGCCCCGTACCTGACCACGGCCGAAGGCATCCGGATCGTAGCCAAGGCCTTCACCACCGATGTGTCGATGCTGTCCTGCTGCGCCTGA